In one Nicotiana sylvestris chromosome 8, ASM39365v2, whole genome shotgun sequence genomic region, the following are encoded:
- the LOC138874825 gene encoding uncharacterized protein, with amino-acid sequence MAQIIEGKMGGQTSWVDDAADLNDASTLFEEAHCLFSRNIIKVRADLSQCEAELRKASDEEKALRLLCSQKEEELKVLRADLAKVQKNEAELDKQVTMILKEYGLLGLTAETNTLMSQLQQKLEIIWQLRGEVDQVKADCHQWKGNMDQLAADKEAALAQLASAETQLQGIKVKNLAHAKKIEELEEKLAKVGAEVAEAKGEVEKTKATADKAIAVYLKDAEVVQAKLREASDRKKYAVSGSEGGGDEEGVPEEEEVPKDTTPKDVVPEGVAPEDVASK; translated from the exons ATGGCGCAAATTATCGAGGGGAAAATGGGAGGCCAAACATCATG GGTTGACGATGCCGCCGACCTTAATGACGCATCCACCCTCTTCGAAGAGGCTCATTGCCTCTTTTCTCGG AACATCATCAAGGTCAGGGCCGATCTAAGCCAATGTGAGGCCGAGCTCAGGAAAGCCTCGGATGAAGAGAAGGCCTTGAGGCTCCTTTGTAGCCAAAAGGAGGAGGAGCTCAAAGTCCTTCGGGCTGACTTGGCCAAAGTTCAGAAAAATGAGGCCGAGCTAGACAAACAGGTAACCATGATATTAAAAGAGTATGGACTCCTTGGCCTTACTGCGGAGACTAACACTTTGATGTCTCAGCTGCAACAAAAGTTGGAGATAATTTGGCAGCTCCGGGGAGAGGTCGATCAGGTTAAGGCTGATTGTCACCAATGGAAAGGGAACATGGATCAACTTGCTGCTGATAAAGAAGCTGCTCTAGCCCAACTAGCCTCGGCTGAGACTCAGCTCCAAGGTATTAAAGTGAAAAATCTGGCCCATGCCAAGAAAATCGAGGAGTTAGAGGAAAAACTTGCTAAAGTCGGGGCCGAAGTTGCAGAAGCAAAGGGTGAAGTTGAGAAGACGAAGGCCACAGCTGATAAGGCCATTGCCGTATACTTAAAAGACGCCGAGGTTGTTCAAGCGAAGCTAAGGGAGGCCTCTGACCGAAAAAAAT ATGCTGTTAGTGGTTCTGAGGGTGGGGGTGATGAGGAAGGAGTCCCTGAGGAGGAAGAGGTTCCTAAAGATACAACTCCCAAGGATGTAGTTCCTGAGGGTGTGGCTCCCGAGGATGTGGCCTCGAAATAG